The DNA sequence ATGGCTACTGCAGAAAATGTATTGGCAAAATATAATAATAATGTAGATGCTTTTATTTGTAACAATAGTGGAATGGCAAGAGGAGTAATAGCAGCATTAAAAGCTCAAGGATTAGCAGATGCTTCAAAAGTATTTGTAGCAGGTTCTGATGCGGATCTTCCAAACCTTAGATATGTGGCTCAAGGTGTACAAGCAGTAGAAATATTTAAAGCAGTAAAACCTTTGGCAGAAACAGCAGCTGAAGTTGCATATAAATTAGCAATGAATCCTAAAGGTAGTGTAGAATCTACTATTAAATATGATAAAAAAATAAACAATGGATATATGGATGTTCCTGTAATAGTAACTCCAGTATACAGAATAACAAAAGATAACTTAGATGTAGTAGAAAAATCAGGATTTCACACTCATGCTGAAATCTTTGGAAAATAAGATATAAAAAAGTAAAAAAAATGTCCTGTTGTCAACTATTTGGCAACAGGATAATTTAAAACTTGTGCAATATAAATCAAGACATAAGATTCGAACTATAAAACAGATGTTTTGTATTGCAAAGGTAATAAATTATAAAAAACTAAAAAAGAAGGTGAGAATGTGTCTGAAGTAGTGTTACAAATGAAAAATATCATTAAAGATTTTCCAGGAGTAAGAGCATTAGATAAAGTTAATTTTGAGGCAAGTAAAGGCGAAGTTTTAGTGCTAGCAGGAGAAAATGGTGCAGGAAAATCTACACTTATGAAAGTTCTTAGTGGAGTATGGGCATATCCTAGTTACGAAGGGGATATTTATCTAAAAGGTCAATTAGTAAGATTTAAAAACACGAAAGAGGCTGAAGCAGCTGGAGTGGCTATAATTCATCAAGAATTAAATCTTATTCAAGATTTAACAGTTGCGGAAAATGTTTTTTTAGGAAGGCAACCAGGTAAATTTGGAACAGTTAATTGGAATGAAGTAAACTCTAGAGCTGAAGAAATTTTAGAGAGATTAAATATTAAAGGAATTAAAGCATCAGATAAAGTTGGGTCTTTGACTGTAGGACAACAACAAATGGTTGAAATTGCCAAAGCTTTATCAATTAATGCTGAAGTTTTGGTATTTGATGAACCTACATCAGCACTTACAACAAGAGAAACAAAAGAGCTATTTAGAGTTATAAATGATCTAAAAAAACGAGATGTATGTATGATATATATTTCTCATAAAATGGATGAATTTGAAATTGTAGGAGATAGAGTTCAAGTATTAAGGGATGGGCAAACAATAGGTGAAGCTACTAAAATAAAAGATACAACTTTGGATGAGATAATAACAAAAATGGTTGGAAGAGACATAAAAGATATGTTCCCAAAAGTTGAATCTAAGATAGGAGGCAAAGTTTTAGAAGTTAAAAACTACGATGTTGATCATACATATTTACCAGGAGAGAAAAAAGTAAAAAATGCTAATTTCGAAGTACATGCAGGAGAAGTAGTTGGAATGGCAGGGCTTATGGGAGCTGGTAGAACAGAATTAGTAACAGCAATATTTGGTGGAACTCCAGAATTAGGTAGAGGTGAAGTATATTTAGATGGGAAAAAATTAAATATAAAATCACCAAAAGATGCTATAGAAGCAGGAATTGCTCTTGTTACGGAAGATAGAAAATTATTTGGATTATTTCTTGATAAAGATATAATGTTTAATACTACAACTTCTTCTAGGACATTAGGTAATATTTCAAATTCTTTAGGTATGATAAATTTTTTAGAAGCAAGAAAAATAACAGAGAAATATGTAAAAGAAATAAATGTTAAGACACCAGGAATAGATGTTCCTATTAGTAACTTAAGCGGAGGAAATCAACAAAAAGTTATAATTGGGAAATGGCTTGCAACAAAGCCTAAAGTTTTAATACTAGATGAGCCAACAAGAGGGATAGATGTAGGAGCTAAAGTTGAAATATATAAACTTATAAATAAGCTAGCAGCAGAAGGAGTAGCAATTATAATGATATCTTCTGAATTGCCAGAAGTAATGGGGATGAGTGATAGAATTTTGGTAATGACAGAAGGAGAGATAGTTGCAAATATAAAAAGAGAAGAAGTAACAAAAGAAAAAGTAATGGCTTATGCTACAGGAAATTTTAGAGAGGAGATGTGAGATGAAAAAATTTTTAAAAAGTAATGCAACTTTAATAGCTTTGTTAGTGATGTGGGTGATTTTAGCAGGAATATCAGATGTATTTTTTACACCAAGAAATTTAAGTAACTTGACACTACAAGTAACAACTATAGGGATAATAGCAGTTGGGATGACAATGGTAATATTATTAGGAGGTATTGATTTATCGGTTGGATCTTTAGTTGGATTATCAGCGATAATAGTTACCTTATTAATGCATCATGGAGTTAATGTATGGTTAGCAATAATAATTGATATTTTAATAGTTGGAGTATTAGTAGGGCTTTGGAATGGATTTTGGATTGCAAAATATAAAATGCCGCCATTTATAGTAACACTTGCCATGATGACAGTAGCAAGAGGAACTGCAATGGTGTTATCAAATGGAAGTTCTGTACCAGTAACTGATTCAGTTTTTCCATTAATTGGAGGAGCATTTATTTCAAAATCTTTATCAAGTATTTTATTATTAATAGGAGTAGTGTTTGCAATATATGGGATTATGAATGGTGTTAAGCAAAAAAAGAAATACAATATAAAGGTTAATAATGGAGAAATTATATATAATATAGTTTTAACAATATTAGGATTTGGATTTGCATTTATGGTATTTGAGGGATATAAAGGTATACCTTTTGCAGTTGCGATATTTATAGCAGTAGTCTTTGCAGGAGTGTTTATATTAAGAAAAACAAAATTTGGAAGAAATATTTATGCTACTGGTGGAAATGAAGAAGCTGCTAGATTATCAGGAATTAATATATTTGGAGTTAATTTAAGTGTATATACATTAATAGCTATACTATCAGCTATATCAGGAATAATATTAGCTTCTAGACTTAATGGAGCATCTCCAAATTTGGGAACTATGTTTGAGCTAGATGCCATAGCATCAGTTGCAATTGGAGGTACAAGTTTAAGTGGTGGTTCTGGAACAATTACAGGAACAATAATAGGAACACTTATAATAGGAACATTAAATAATGGAATGAGTTTAATGGGAATAAGTTCATTTTATCAATTAATTGTAAAAGGATTAATAATCTTATTAGCAGTTTGGTTTGATGTAGCAAGTAAAAAGAAAAAAGCGTAAATTTTAAAAGATAATATTTTCAAAGGCAATACATTTGATGTATTGCCTTTAAAAATTTAAGAAAATTAAAAAAAATATTGAAAAAGAGTTTCCTGTGTAGTATAATTGGATTAACACACTACAGAAATAGAACAGGAGGGGTAATTTTATGGAGATGTTAGGAATTATTTTAGCAGGTGGAAGAGGTTCAAGACTTGATATTTTATCATATCATAGAGCGAAACCGGGGGTACCTTTTGCAGGGAAATTTAGAATTATTGATTTTGCATTAAGTAATTGTGTTAATTCAGGCATTTATGATATTGCAATTTTAACTCAATATTTACCATTGTCTTTAAATGAACATATTGGAATGGGAAATCCGTGGGATTTAGACAGGAAAAATGCAGGAGTAACATTATTACAGCCATATACAGGATTAAGTAAAAAAGGTTGGTATATGGGAACTGCAGATGCAGTATTACAAAATCTTCGTTATCTTAAAAGAAAAAATCCAAAGTATACTTTGATATTATCAGGAGATCATGTTTATAAAATGGATTATAAAAAAATGTTGGATTTTCATAAAAAAAATGGTGCTTCTCTTACAATAGCTTCTCAAAGAGTTCCAATGGAAGATGCTCATAGATTTGGACTGTTGGAATATAATGATAATATGAAAATAGAAGCGTTCAAAGAAAAGCCAGAGAATCCTACTACTAATTTGGCTTCTATGGGGATATATATATTTAATACAGATGTATTAATAAAAAAATTAGAAGAGAATAGAGATATTCCAGAATTGGACTTTGGAAAACATATAATACCTGGAATGATAAATGAAGATGAAGTATATGCATATGAATTTGAAGGATATTGGCAAGATGTAGGGACTTATGATTCTTATTGGGAAGCGAATTTGGCATTAACAGAATCATATGAAAAGATAGAATTAGATATGTATGATAAGGATTGGCTTATACAAACTAGAAGTGAAGAGAAACCTGGAGTAAAATTTGGAATTAATACTAAAGCTGTACAAAGTATAATCTGTAATGGATGTATAATTACAGGAGAAGTAGAAAAAAGTGTATTAGGACCAGGAGTAGTTGTAGAGCCAGGAGCAGTAGTAAAAAATTCAATAATATTTAATGATACAGTTATAAAAAAAGGCGCAATAATAGATAGAGCGATAATAGATAAAGAAGTTGTGATTGGTGAAAATTGTAAAATAGGTTATGGTGACGATATGACACCAAATGAAGAAAAACCAAAATTATTAAGTAGTGGATTAACTGTAATAGCAAAAGGAGTAAAAGTTCCATCTAATACAATAATAGGTAGAAACTGTAGGATATTTTCAAAAGTTAAAGAAGAGGCTTTTTCTTCAGGAAATATTAAAAGTGGAACTACAATAGAACCGTTAGAAAAAACAGAAGATTAGAAAATTACGCAGCTTAAAAGAGCTGCGTTTTTTTGAAAAAAAATTGATTTCTTGTAAATGACAAGGTATAATTTGCATTAGAAGAGGTTAAAGAATTGAAAATGGAGGGATTTTATGAAAATTTTATATGTTGCATCAGAAGTAGTGCCATTTATAAAAACAGGTGGATTAGCAGATGTAGCGGGAGCATTACCAAAAGCATTAAAAAAATTAGGGAATGATGTAAGAGTTATATTGCCATTATATAAACAAATTAATGAAGATTATAAAAAAGATATGAAAGTGGTAGCAGAGTTTAATATGGAATTTGGAGGAAAACAAGAAAAAACTATAATAAAAAAAATTGATAACTATGATTTTCCAGTTTACTTTTTAGAAAATAGTTACTTTTTTGAAAGAGAAAATTTATATGAAAATGATGATAGAGATATACAGTTTTCTTATTTTTCGAAAGTAGTATTGGAAATATTAGATAAAATAGATTTTATTCCTAATGTTATTCATGCGAATGATTGGCAAACTGGATTAATAAGTTTAATTTTGAAAAAAGAATATCCACAATATAAAGAGATTAAAACAGTATATACAATACATAATTTGAGGTATCAAGGTTTTTTTGAAAATAATATTAGTGATTATTTTAATTATGAAGAAATAAAAGATAAAAAATATTTGAATTTTATGAAACTCGGAATATTAAATTCTGATATATTAAATACAGTTAGTAAAACATATGCTAAAGAAATTCAAACAGATTATTTTGGAGAAGGGTTAAATAATATACTGAAAAGCAGAGCAAAGGATTTATATGGAATTGTAAATGGGATTGATATGGATTATTTTAATCCAGCAACGGATAAAACAATATTTAAAAATTATGATAGTAAAAGTATAAATGACAAATATGAAAATAAACTAGGT is a window from the Haliovirga abyssi genome containing:
- a CDS encoding sugar ABC transporter permease — protein: MKKFLKSNATLIALLVMWVILAGISDVFFTPRNLSNLTLQVTTIGIIAVGMTMVILLGGIDLSVGSLVGLSAIIVTLLMHHGVNVWLAIIIDILIVGVLVGLWNGFWIAKYKMPPFIVTLAMMTVARGTAMVLSNGSSVPVTDSVFPLIGGAFISKSLSSILLLIGVVFAIYGIMNGVKQKKKYNIKVNNGEIIYNIVLTILGFGFAFMVFEGYKGIPFAVAIFIAVVFAGVFILRKTKFGRNIYATGGNEEAARLSGINIFGVNLSVYTLIAILSAISGIILASRLNGASPNLGTMFELDAIASVAIGGTSLSGGSGTITGTIIGTLIIGTLNNGMSLMGISSFYQLIVKGLIILLAVWFDVASKKKKA
- a CDS encoding glucose-1-phosphate adenylyltransferase; this encodes MEMLGIILAGGRGSRLDILSYHRAKPGVPFAGKFRIIDFALSNCVNSGIYDIAILTQYLPLSLNEHIGMGNPWDLDRKNAGVTLLQPYTGLSKKGWYMGTADAVLQNLRYLKRKNPKYTLILSGDHVYKMDYKKMLDFHKKNGASLTIASQRVPMEDAHRFGLLEYNDNMKIEAFKEKPENPTTNLASMGIYIFNTDVLIKKLEENRDIPELDFGKHIIPGMINEDEVYAYEFEGYWQDVGTYDSYWEANLALTESYEKIELDMYDKDWLIQTRSEEKPGVKFGINTKAVQSIICNGCIITGEVEKSVLGPGVVVEPGAVVKNSIIFNDTVIKKGAIIDRAIIDKEVVIGENCKIGYGDDMTPNEEKPKLLSSGLTVIAKGVKVPSNTIIGRNCRIFSKVKEEAFSSGNIKSGTTIEPLEKTED
- a CDS encoding sugar ABC transporter ATP-binding protein codes for the protein MSEVVLQMKNIIKDFPGVRALDKVNFEASKGEVLVLAGENGAGKSTLMKVLSGVWAYPSYEGDIYLKGQLVRFKNTKEAEAAGVAIIHQELNLIQDLTVAENVFLGRQPGKFGTVNWNEVNSRAEEILERLNIKGIKASDKVGSLTVGQQQMVEIAKALSINAEVLVFDEPTSALTTRETKELFRVINDLKKRDVCMIYISHKMDEFEIVGDRVQVLRDGQTIGEATKIKDTTLDEIITKMVGRDIKDMFPKVESKIGGKVLEVKNYDVDHTYLPGEKKVKNANFEVHAGEVVGMAGLMGAGRTELVTAIFGGTPELGRGEVYLDGKKLNIKSPKDAIEAGIALVTEDRKLFGLFLDKDIMFNTTTSSRTLGNISNSLGMINFLEARKITEKYVKEINVKTPGIDVPISNLSGGNQQKVIIGKWLATKPKVLILDEPTRGIDVGAKVEIYKLINKLAAEGVAIIMISSELPEVMGMSDRILVMTEGEIVANIKREEVTKEKVMAYATGNFREEM
- the glgA gene encoding glycogen synthase GlgA; its protein translation is MKILYVASEVVPFIKTGGLADVAGALPKALKKLGNDVRVILPLYKQINEDYKKDMKVVAEFNMEFGGKQEKTIIKKIDNYDFPVYFLENSYFFERENLYENDDRDIQFSYFSKVVLEILDKIDFIPNVIHANDWQTGLISLILKKEYPQYKEIKTVYTIHNLRYQGFFENNISDYFNYEEIKDKKYLNFMKLGILNSDILNTVSKTYAKEIQTDYFGEGLNNILKSRAKDLYGIVNGIDMDYFNPATDKTIFKNYDSKSINDKYENKLGMQKEVGLKEDKNTPIIGLVSRLVPEKGLDLIVHVFDEILKDDVQFIVLGSGMDKYEDYFLDLQEKYPDKVRVKIGYDANFANKIYACSDMFLMPSLFEPCGLSQLISLRYGTLPIVRETGGLNDTVLSYNEDTDEGNGFSFTNINAHDMMYTIKRAIDFYKNRKDIWNKLLLRAMEGDYSWENSASEYMKLYEKLILENNKN